A window of Festucalex cinctus isolate MCC-2025b chromosome 6, RoL_Fcin_1.0, whole genome shotgun sequence contains these coding sequences:
- the pecam1b gene encoding platelet endothelial cell adhesion molecule isoform X1 gives MGRFLLLLTCTLVSNYLHPWRAADAQSIFTIRDISISLEPEAEVKRGANVTVRCQALVSSSGTRPLSREYTIYKDGVTVYTKTTSSSGDLLYRLPDARVSNTGKYKCKINIEGRTVTSDAERLTVTGLSAPLLHLNNAVVTEGEELTARCTAPGETGSIIFYFYDDDKEILEDRVSSNLSEVKLRFNNVGIHKMYCSYTVLVTPFFSKSDKSNTVTVSVKELSITPVMEMFPYSNIYEGDRLNIMCTVRNLIGNMHGMVHLYLSRGTQLLSRGDDNVNHSMIALAKDSEEFECRLEMGNVVKVDTKKILVTELFSVPTLTMSPSEVFQREYMTLSCKSERFASERLHRDELTYSLDPPESLLIPKSAGVFFGKALLYEFNYTCIAQAKGIRKYSSPLTVRPKVTVSTPRISVVGRAVLGRPFKVLCQSDIGSLPINYTLLKEYEQLSMASVKMPFEQAVFTVTIHQPGEINKFMCEAKNSQKEAPLSKRLEATVVVPLSHPTLTVIPILPEIAEGDHLFLICGVKGTPPITFKWYKDGGNNPVFTTTSDTNNTDFQIEALAKDDSGTYYCEAINHANNVVRSAPVTIEVRLALWKKAVIVGFCLLVVSVLVVVFVLCFRSKRGKREAAAELSVKPSSPKSDDSLTVSLTHDTEVNNAAPGKVERVDISVWSERPPETANDEESSMVSNEPDVEYTEVVHPQPADPARAPLRKGTETVYSELQKSSHGADDHHGYGSVEYADLNGEQHEMNHYPVEHNNCQDLPVPVD, from the exons ATGGGCCGCTTTCTGCTTCTGTTGACCTGCACGCTCGTGTCCAACT ACCTTCATCCGTGGAGAGCGGCCGACGCACAGTCCA TCTTCACTATAAGGGACATCAGCATCTCTCTTGAACCCGAGGCCGAAGTGAAACGGGGCGCCAATGTGACCGTGCGCTGTCAGGCGTTGGTCAGCAGCTCGGGCACGCGGCCGCTGAGTCGCGAGTACACAATCTACAAGGACGGCGTGACCGTCTACACCAAGACCACCAGCAGCTCCGGCGACCTCCTGTACCGCCTCCCTGACGCCCGAGTGTCCAACACGGGCAAGTACAAGTGCAAGATCAACATCGAAGGCAGGACAGTGACCAGTGACGCCGAGAGACTCACAGTCACGg GTTTATCCGCACCACTACTTCATCTGAACAACGCTGTTGTCACTGAGGGGGAGGAGCTAACAGCCAGGTGCACCGCGCCAGGAGAAACGGGTTCCATCATTTTCTACTTCTATGATGACGACAAGGAGATTCTGGAGGACAGGGTCAGCTCCAACCTGTCGGAGGTCAAGCTGCGCTTCAACAATGTTGGCATCCACAAGATGTACTGTTCCTACACTGTCCTGGTGACACCGTTCTTCTCCAAGTCCGACAAAAGCAACACTGTCACCGTTTCGGTCAAAG AGCTTTCCATTACACCAGTCATGGAGATGTTCCCTTACAGCAACATCTACGAAGGAGACCGACTTAACATTATGTGCACTGTCAGAAACCTCATTGGCAACATGCACGGAATGGTTCACCTCTACCTGAGCCGCGGCACTCAGCTTCTCAGCAGGGGCGACGACAACGTCAACCACAGCATGATCGCCTTGGCCAAGGACTCTGAGGAGTTTGAGTGCAGATTGGAAATGGGAAACGTTGTGAAAGTGGACACAAAGAAGATTTTGGTGACTG AGCTGTTTTCAGTGCCCACGCTCACCATGTCTCCAAGTGAAGTCTTTCAACGGGAATACATGACTCTGAGCTGCAAAAGTGAGCGCTTCGCCTCAGAGAGGCTCCATAGGGACGAATTGACTTACAGTTTGGATCCGCCAGAGAGCCTCTTGATCCCAAAGAGCGCCGGCGTGTTTTTTGGCAAAGCTCTGCTCTACGAATTCAACTACACCTGCATCGCTCAAGCCAAGGGCATCAGGAAATACAGCAGCCCTTTGACGGTCCGTCCTAAAG TGACTGTGTCAACACCAAGGATCTCAGTGGTTGGCCGGGCGGTACTGGGACGTCCCTTTAAGGTCCTGTGTCAGTCGGACATCGGCAGCCTGCCCATAAACTACACTTTGCTGAAAGAGTACGAGCAGCTGAGCATGGCCAGTGTCAAAATGCCTTTTGAGCAGGCTGTGTTCACCGTCACCATCCACCAGCCTGGCGAAATAAACAAGTTCATGTGTGAGGCCAAGAACAGTCAGAAGGAAGCGCCGCTCAGCAAAAGACTGGAAGCGACTGTTGTTG TGCCTCTGTCTCATCCGACGCTCACGGTCATCCCCATCTTGCCAGAAATTGCAGAGGGAGATCATCTGTTCCTGATATGTGGTGTGAAAGGCACCCCGCCCATCACCTTTAAGTGGTATAAAGATGGCGGCAACAACCCGGTCTTCACCACCACCTCAGACACGAACAATACAGACTTCCAGATTGAAGCGCTGGCCAAAGATGACAGTGGGACCTACTACTGCGAGGCCATCAATCACGCCAACAATgtggtccgcagcgcaccggtCACCATAGAAG TGCGCCTGGCCCTATGGAAGAAAGCGGTGATTGTGGGCTTCTGTCTGCTGGTGGTGTCGGTGCTGGTGGTGGTGTTTGTGCTGTGCTTCAGGTCCAAGAGAG GTAAAAGGGAAGCAGCTGCTGAATTGTCAGT AAAGCCTTCGAGCCCTAAATCAGATGACTCTTTAACAGTGAGTCTAACCCACGACACAGAGGTTAATAATGCAGCCCCAG GGAAAGTGGAAAGAGTAGACATCAGCGTGTGGAGCGAGCGGCCGCCTGAAACAG CCAATGATGAAGAGAGCAGCATGGTGTCTAATGAGCCTGATGTGGAGTACACTGAGGTGGTGCATCCTCAACCAGCGGACCCCGCCAGAG CACCGCTGAGGAAAGGCACAGAAACGGTTTACAGCGAGCTACAGAAATCTTCACATG GTGCTGATGACCATCATGGCTAT GGTTCTGTGGAGTACGCAGATCTCAATGGTGAACAACATGAGATGAATCACTATCCAGTAGAGCACAACAACTGCCAGGATCTGCCAGTTCCAGTGGATTAG
- the pecam1b gene encoding platelet endothelial cell adhesion molecule isoform X2, with protein MGRFLLLLTCTLVSNYLHPWRAADAQSIFTIRDISISLEPEAEVKRGANVTVRCQALVSSSGTRPLSREYTIYKDGVTVYTKTTSSSGDLLYRLPDARVSNTGKYKCKINIEGRTVTSDAERLTVTGLSAPLLHLNNAVVTEGEELTARCTAPGETGSIIFYFYDDDKEILEDRVSSNLSEVKLRFNNVGIHKMYCSYTVLVTPFFSKSDKSNTVTVSVKELSITPVMEMFPYSNIYEGDRLNIMCTVRNLIGNMHGMVHLYLSRGTQLLSRGDDNVNHSMIALAKDSEEFECRLEMGNVVKVDTKKILVTELFSVPTLTMSPSEVFQREYMTLSCKSERFASERLHRDELTYSLDPPESLLIPKSAGVFFGKALLYEFNYTCIAQAKGIRKYSSPLTVRPKVTVSTPRISVVGRAVLGRPFKVLCQSDIGSLPINYTLLKEYEQLSMASVKMPFEQAVFTVTIHQPGEINKFMCEAKNSQKEAPLSKRLEATVVVPLSHPTLTVIPILPEIAEGDHLFLICGVKGTPPITFKWYKDGGNNPVFTTTSDTNNTDFQIEALAKDDSGTYYCEAINHANNVVRSAPVTIEVRLALWKKAVIVGFCLLVVSVLVVVFVLCFRSKRGKVERVDISVWSERPPETANDEESSMVSNEPDVEYTEVVHPQPADPARAPLRKGTETVYSELQKSSHGADDHHGYGSVEYADLNGEQHEMNHYPVEHNNCQDLPVPVD; from the exons ATGGGCCGCTTTCTGCTTCTGTTGACCTGCACGCTCGTGTCCAACT ACCTTCATCCGTGGAGAGCGGCCGACGCACAGTCCA TCTTCACTATAAGGGACATCAGCATCTCTCTTGAACCCGAGGCCGAAGTGAAACGGGGCGCCAATGTGACCGTGCGCTGTCAGGCGTTGGTCAGCAGCTCGGGCACGCGGCCGCTGAGTCGCGAGTACACAATCTACAAGGACGGCGTGACCGTCTACACCAAGACCACCAGCAGCTCCGGCGACCTCCTGTACCGCCTCCCTGACGCCCGAGTGTCCAACACGGGCAAGTACAAGTGCAAGATCAACATCGAAGGCAGGACAGTGACCAGTGACGCCGAGAGACTCACAGTCACGg GTTTATCCGCACCACTACTTCATCTGAACAACGCTGTTGTCACTGAGGGGGAGGAGCTAACAGCCAGGTGCACCGCGCCAGGAGAAACGGGTTCCATCATTTTCTACTTCTATGATGACGACAAGGAGATTCTGGAGGACAGGGTCAGCTCCAACCTGTCGGAGGTCAAGCTGCGCTTCAACAATGTTGGCATCCACAAGATGTACTGTTCCTACACTGTCCTGGTGACACCGTTCTTCTCCAAGTCCGACAAAAGCAACACTGTCACCGTTTCGGTCAAAG AGCTTTCCATTACACCAGTCATGGAGATGTTCCCTTACAGCAACATCTACGAAGGAGACCGACTTAACATTATGTGCACTGTCAGAAACCTCATTGGCAACATGCACGGAATGGTTCACCTCTACCTGAGCCGCGGCACTCAGCTTCTCAGCAGGGGCGACGACAACGTCAACCACAGCATGATCGCCTTGGCCAAGGACTCTGAGGAGTTTGAGTGCAGATTGGAAATGGGAAACGTTGTGAAAGTGGACACAAAGAAGATTTTGGTGACTG AGCTGTTTTCAGTGCCCACGCTCACCATGTCTCCAAGTGAAGTCTTTCAACGGGAATACATGACTCTGAGCTGCAAAAGTGAGCGCTTCGCCTCAGAGAGGCTCCATAGGGACGAATTGACTTACAGTTTGGATCCGCCAGAGAGCCTCTTGATCCCAAAGAGCGCCGGCGTGTTTTTTGGCAAAGCTCTGCTCTACGAATTCAACTACACCTGCATCGCTCAAGCCAAGGGCATCAGGAAATACAGCAGCCCTTTGACGGTCCGTCCTAAAG TGACTGTGTCAACACCAAGGATCTCAGTGGTTGGCCGGGCGGTACTGGGACGTCCCTTTAAGGTCCTGTGTCAGTCGGACATCGGCAGCCTGCCCATAAACTACACTTTGCTGAAAGAGTACGAGCAGCTGAGCATGGCCAGTGTCAAAATGCCTTTTGAGCAGGCTGTGTTCACCGTCACCATCCACCAGCCTGGCGAAATAAACAAGTTCATGTGTGAGGCCAAGAACAGTCAGAAGGAAGCGCCGCTCAGCAAAAGACTGGAAGCGACTGTTGTTG TGCCTCTGTCTCATCCGACGCTCACGGTCATCCCCATCTTGCCAGAAATTGCAGAGGGAGATCATCTGTTCCTGATATGTGGTGTGAAAGGCACCCCGCCCATCACCTTTAAGTGGTATAAAGATGGCGGCAACAACCCGGTCTTCACCACCACCTCAGACACGAACAATACAGACTTCCAGATTGAAGCGCTGGCCAAAGATGACAGTGGGACCTACTACTGCGAGGCCATCAATCACGCCAACAATgtggtccgcagcgcaccggtCACCATAGAAG TGCGCCTGGCCCTATGGAAGAAAGCGGTGATTGTGGGCTTCTGTCTGCTGGTGGTGTCGGTGCTGGTGGTGGTGTTTGTGCTGTGCTTCAGGTCCAAGAGAG GGAAAGTGGAAAGAGTAGACATCAGCGTGTGGAGCGAGCGGCCGCCTGAAACAG CCAATGATGAAGAGAGCAGCATGGTGTCTAATGAGCCTGATGTGGAGTACACTGAGGTGGTGCATCCTCAACCAGCGGACCCCGCCAGAG CACCGCTGAGGAAAGGCACAGAAACGGTTTACAGCGAGCTACAGAAATCTTCACATG GTGCTGATGACCATCATGGCTAT GGTTCTGTGGAGTACGCAGATCTCAATGGTGAACAACATGAGATGAATCACTATCCAGTAGAGCACAACAACTGCCAGGATCTGCCAGTTCCAGTGGATTAG
- the pecam1b gene encoding platelet endothelial cell adhesion molecule isoform X3, giving the protein MGRFLLLLTCTLVSNYLHPWRAADAQSIFTIRDISISLEPEAEVKRGANVTVRCQALVSSSGTRPLSREYTIYKDGVTVYTKTTSSSGDLLYRLPDARVSNTGKYKCKINIEGRTVTSDAERLTVTGLSAPLLHLNNAVVTEGEELTARCTAPGETGSIIFYFYDDDKEILEDRVSSNLSEVKLRFNNVGIHKMYCSYTVLVTPFFSKSDKSNTVTVSVKELSITPVMEMFPYSNIYEGDRLNIMCTVRNLIGNMHGMVHLYLSRGTQLLSRGDDNVNHSMIALAKDSEEFECRLEMGNVVKVDTKKILVTELFSVPTLTMSPSEVFQREYMTLSCKSERFASERLHRDELTYSLDPPESLLIPKSAGVFFGKALLYEFNYTCIAQAKGIRKYSSPLTVRPKVTVSTPRISVVGRAVLGRPFKVLCQSDIGSLPINYTLLKEYEQLSMASVKMPFEQAVFTVTIHQPGEINKFMCEAKNSQKEAPLSKRLEATVVVPLSHPTLTVIPILPEIAEGDHLFLICGVKGTPPITFKWYKDGGNNPVFTTTSDTNNTDFQIEALAKDDSGTYYCEAINHANNVVRSAPVTIEVRLALWKKAVIVGFCLLVVSVLVVVFVLCFRSKRGKREAAAELSVKPSSPKSDDSLTVSLTHDTEVNNAAPDGVPHYDGMEGRVTNGTRASALSLPTDISNRSSFSIPATV; this is encoded by the exons ATGGGCCGCTTTCTGCTTCTGTTGACCTGCACGCTCGTGTCCAACT ACCTTCATCCGTGGAGAGCGGCCGACGCACAGTCCA TCTTCACTATAAGGGACATCAGCATCTCTCTTGAACCCGAGGCCGAAGTGAAACGGGGCGCCAATGTGACCGTGCGCTGTCAGGCGTTGGTCAGCAGCTCGGGCACGCGGCCGCTGAGTCGCGAGTACACAATCTACAAGGACGGCGTGACCGTCTACACCAAGACCACCAGCAGCTCCGGCGACCTCCTGTACCGCCTCCCTGACGCCCGAGTGTCCAACACGGGCAAGTACAAGTGCAAGATCAACATCGAAGGCAGGACAGTGACCAGTGACGCCGAGAGACTCACAGTCACGg GTTTATCCGCACCACTACTTCATCTGAACAACGCTGTTGTCACTGAGGGGGAGGAGCTAACAGCCAGGTGCACCGCGCCAGGAGAAACGGGTTCCATCATTTTCTACTTCTATGATGACGACAAGGAGATTCTGGAGGACAGGGTCAGCTCCAACCTGTCGGAGGTCAAGCTGCGCTTCAACAATGTTGGCATCCACAAGATGTACTGTTCCTACACTGTCCTGGTGACACCGTTCTTCTCCAAGTCCGACAAAAGCAACACTGTCACCGTTTCGGTCAAAG AGCTTTCCATTACACCAGTCATGGAGATGTTCCCTTACAGCAACATCTACGAAGGAGACCGACTTAACATTATGTGCACTGTCAGAAACCTCATTGGCAACATGCACGGAATGGTTCACCTCTACCTGAGCCGCGGCACTCAGCTTCTCAGCAGGGGCGACGACAACGTCAACCACAGCATGATCGCCTTGGCCAAGGACTCTGAGGAGTTTGAGTGCAGATTGGAAATGGGAAACGTTGTGAAAGTGGACACAAAGAAGATTTTGGTGACTG AGCTGTTTTCAGTGCCCACGCTCACCATGTCTCCAAGTGAAGTCTTTCAACGGGAATACATGACTCTGAGCTGCAAAAGTGAGCGCTTCGCCTCAGAGAGGCTCCATAGGGACGAATTGACTTACAGTTTGGATCCGCCAGAGAGCCTCTTGATCCCAAAGAGCGCCGGCGTGTTTTTTGGCAAAGCTCTGCTCTACGAATTCAACTACACCTGCATCGCTCAAGCCAAGGGCATCAGGAAATACAGCAGCCCTTTGACGGTCCGTCCTAAAG TGACTGTGTCAACACCAAGGATCTCAGTGGTTGGCCGGGCGGTACTGGGACGTCCCTTTAAGGTCCTGTGTCAGTCGGACATCGGCAGCCTGCCCATAAACTACACTTTGCTGAAAGAGTACGAGCAGCTGAGCATGGCCAGTGTCAAAATGCCTTTTGAGCAGGCTGTGTTCACCGTCACCATCCACCAGCCTGGCGAAATAAACAAGTTCATGTGTGAGGCCAAGAACAGTCAGAAGGAAGCGCCGCTCAGCAAAAGACTGGAAGCGACTGTTGTTG TGCCTCTGTCTCATCCGACGCTCACGGTCATCCCCATCTTGCCAGAAATTGCAGAGGGAGATCATCTGTTCCTGATATGTGGTGTGAAAGGCACCCCGCCCATCACCTTTAAGTGGTATAAAGATGGCGGCAACAACCCGGTCTTCACCACCACCTCAGACACGAACAATACAGACTTCCAGATTGAAGCGCTGGCCAAAGATGACAGTGGGACCTACTACTGCGAGGCCATCAATCACGCCAACAATgtggtccgcagcgcaccggtCACCATAGAAG TGCGCCTGGCCCTATGGAAGAAAGCGGTGATTGTGGGCTTCTGTCTGCTGGTGGTGTCGGTGCTGGTGGTGGTGTTTGTGCTGTGCTTCAGGTCCAAGAGAG GTAAAAGGGAAGCAGCTGCTGAATTGTCAGT AAAGCCTTCGAGCCCTAAATCAGATGACTCTTTAACAGTGAGTCTAACCCACGACACAGAGGTTAATAATGCAGCCCCAG ACGGAGTGCCACACTATGATGGCATGGAGGGGAGGGTGACCAATGGGACACGAGCTAGCGCGCTGTCGCTTCCCACTGACATCAGCAACAGGAGCAGCTTCAGTATTCCGGCCACAGTGTAG
- the pecam1b gene encoding platelet endothelial cell adhesion molecule isoform X5 encodes MGRFLLLLTCTLVSNYLHPWRAADAQSIFTIRDISISLEPEAEVKRGANVTVRCQALVSSSGTRPLSREYTIYKDGVTVYTKTTSSSGDLLYRLPDARVSNTGKYKCKINIEGRTVTSDAERLTVTGLSAPLLHLNNAVVTEGEELTARCTAPGETGSIIFYFYDDDKEILEDRVSSNLSEVKLRFNNVGIHKMYCSYTVLVTPFFSKSDKSNTVTVSVKELSITPVMEMFPYSNIYEGDRLNIMCTVRNLIGNMHGMVHLYLSRGTQLLSRGDDNVNHSMIALAKDSEEFECRLEMGNVVKVDTKKILVTELFSVPTLTMSPSEVFQREYMTLSCKSERFASERLHRDELTYSLDPPESLLIPKSAGVFFGKALLYEFNYTCIAQAKGIRKYSSPLTVRPKVTVSTPRISVVGRAVLGRPFKVLCQSDIGSLPINYTLLKEYEQLSMASVKMPFEQAVFTVTIHQPGEINKFMCEAKNSQKEAPLSKRLEATVVVPLSHPTLTVIPILPEIAEGDHLFLICGVKGTPPITFKWYKDGGNNPVFTTTSDTNNTDFQIEALAKDDSGTYYCEAINHANNVVRSAPVTIEVRLALWKKAVIVGFCLLVVSVLVVVFVLCFRSKRGKREAAAELSVRSATL; translated from the exons ATGGGCCGCTTTCTGCTTCTGTTGACCTGCACGCTCGTGTCCAACT ACCTTCATCCGTGGAGAGCGGCCGACGCACAGTCCA TCTTCACTATAAGGGACATCAGCATCTCTCTTGAACCCGAGGCCGAAGTGAAACGGGGCGCCAATGTGACCGTGCGCTGTCAGGCGTTGGTCAGCAGCTCGGGCACGCGGCCGCTGAGTCGCGAGTACACAATCTACAAGGACGGCGTGACCGTCTACACCAAGACCACCAGCAGCTCCGGCGACCTCCTGTACCGCCTCCCTGACGCCCGAGTGTCCAACACGGGCAAGTACAAGTGCAAGATCAACATCGAAGGCAGGACAGTGACCAGTGACGCCGAGAGACTCACAGTCACGg GTTTATCCGCACCACTACTTCATCTGAACAACGCTGTTGTCACTGAGGGGGAGGAGCTAACAGCCAGGTGCACCGCGCCAGGAGAAACGGGTTCCATCATTTTCTACTTCTATGATGACGACAAGGAGATTCTGGAGGACAGGGTCAGCTCCAACCTGTCGGAGGTCAAGCTGCGCTTCAACAATGTTGGCATCCACAAGATGTACTGTTCCTACACTGTCCTGGTGACACCGTTCTTCTCCAAGTCCGACAAAAGCAACACTGTCACCGTTTCGGTCAAAG AGCTTTCCATTACACCAGTCATGGAGATGTTCCCTTACAGCAACATCTACGAAGGAGACCGACTTAACATTATGTGCACTGTCAGAAACCTCATTGGCAACATGCACGGAATGGTTCACCTCTACCTGAGCCGCGGCACTCAGCTTCTCAGCAGGGGCGACGACAACGTCAACCACAGCATGATCGCCTTGGCCAAGGACTCTGAGGAGTTTGAGTGCAGATTGGAAATGGGAAACGTTGTGAAAGTGGACACAAAGAAGATTTTGGTGACTG AGCTGTTTTCAGTGCCCACGCTCACCATGTCTCCAAGTGAAGTCTTTCAACGGGAATACATGACTCTGAGCTGCAAAAGTGAGCGCTTCGCCTCAGAGAGGCTCCATAGGGACGAATTGACTTACAGTTTGGATCCGCCAGAGAGCCTCTTGATCCCAAAGAGCGCCGGCGTGTTTTTTGGCAAAGCTCTGCTCTACGAATTCAACTACACCTGCATCGCTCAAGCCAAGGGCATCAGGAAATACAGCAGCCCTTTGACGGTCCGTCCTAAAG TGACTGTGTCAACACCAAGGATCTCAGTGGTTGGCCGGGCGGTACTGGGACGTCCCTTTAAGGTCCTGTGTCAGTCGGACATCGGCAGCCTGCCCATAAACTACACTTTGCTGAAAGAGTACGAGCAGCTGAGCATGGCCAGTGTCAAAATGCCTTTTGAGCAGGCTGTGTTCACCGTCACCATCCACCAGCCTGGCGAAATAAACAAGTTCATGTGTGAGGCCAAGAACAGTCAGAAGGAAGCGCCGCTCAGCAAAAGACTGGAAGCGACTGTTGTTG TGCCTCTGTCTCATCCGACGCTCACGGTCATCCCCATCTTGCCAGAAATTGCAGAGGGAGATCATCTGTTCCTGATATGTGGTGTGAAAGGCACCCCGCCCATCACCTTTAAGTGGTATAAAGATGGCGGCAACAACCCGGTCTTCACCACCACCTCAGACACGAACAATACAGACTTCCAGATTGAAGCGCTGGCCAAAGATGACAGTGGGACCTACTACTGCGAGGCCATCAATCACGCCAACAATgtggtccgcagcgcaccggtCACCATAGAAG TGCGCCTGGCCCTATGGAAGAAAGCGGTGATTGTGGGCTTCTGTCTGCTGGTGGTGTCGGTGCTGGTGGTGGTGTTTGTGCTGTGCTTCAGGTCCAAGAGAG GTAAAAGGGAAGCAGCTGCTGAATTGTCAGT ACGGAGTGCCACACTATGA
- the pecam1b gene encoding platelet endothelial cell adhesion molecule isoform X4, translating to MGRFLLLLTCTLVSNYLHPWRAADAQSIFTIRDISISLEPEAEVKRGANVTVRCQALVSSSGTRPLSREYTIYKDGVTVYTKTTSSSGDLLYRLPDARVSNTGKYKCKINIEGRTVTSDAERLTVTGLSAPLLHLNNAVVTEGEELTARCTAPGETGSIIFYFYDDDKEILEDRVSSNLSEVKLRFNNVGIHKMYCSYTVLVTPFFSKSDKSNTVTVSVKELSITPVMEMFPYSNIYEGDRLNIMCTVRNLIGNMHGMVHLYLSRGTQLLSRGDDNVNHSMIALAKDSEEFECRLEMGNVVKVDTKKILVTELFSVPTLTMSPSEVFQREYMTLSCKSERFASERLHRDELTYSLDPPESLLIPKSAGVFFGKALLYEFNYTCIAQAKGIRKYSSPLTVRPKVTVSTPRISVVGRAVLGRPFKVLCQSDIGSLPINYTLLKEYEQLSMASVKMPFEQAVFTVTIHQPGEINKFMCEAKNSQKEAPLSKRLEATVVVPLSHPTLTVIPILPEIAEGDHLFLICGVKGTPPITFKWYKDGGNNPVFTTTSDTNNTDFQIEALAKDDSGTYYCEAINHANNVVRSAPVTIEVRLALWKKAVIVGFCLLVVSVLVVVFVLCFRSKRDGVPHYDGMEGRVTNGTRASALSLPTDISNRSSFSIPATV from the exons ATGGGCCGCTTTCTGCTTCTGTTGACCTGCACGCTCGTGTCCAACT ACCTTCATCCGTGGAGAGCGGCCGACGCACAGTCCA TCTTCACTATAAGGGACATCAGCATCTCTCTTGAACCCGAGGCCGAAGTGAAACGGGGCGCCAATGTGACCGTGCGCTGTCAGGCGTTGGTCAGCAGCTCGGGCACGCGGCCGCTGAGTCGCGAGTACACAATCTACAAGGACGGCGTGACCGTCTACACCAAGACCACCAGCAGCTCCGGCGACCTCCTGTACCGCCTCCCTGACGCCCGAGTGTCCAACACGGGCAAGTACAAGTGCAAGATCAACATCGAAGGCAGGACAGTGACCAGTGACGCCGAGAGACTCACAGTCACGg GTTTATCCGCACCACTACTTCATCTGAACAACGCTGTTGTCACTGAGGGGGAGGAGCTAACAGCCAGGTGCACCGCGCCAGGAGAAACGGGTTCCATCATTTTCTACTTCTATGATGACGACAAGGAGATTCTGGAGGACAGGGTCAGCTCCAACCTGTCGGAGGTCAAGCTGCGCTTCAACAATGTTGGCATCCACAAGATGTACTGTTCCTACACTGTCCTGGTGACACCGTTCTTCTCCAAGTCCGACAAAAGCAACACTGTCACCGTTTCGGTCAAAG AGCTTTCCATTACACCAGTCATGGAGATGTTCCCTTACAGCAACATCTACGAAGGAGACCGACTTAACATTATGTGCACTGTCAGAAACCTCATTGGCAACATGCACGGAATGGTTCACCTCTACCTGAGCCGCGGCACTCAGCTTCTCAGCAGGGGCGACGACAACGTCAACCACAGCATGATCGCCTTGGCCAAGGACTCTGAGGAGTTTGAGTGCAGATTGGAAATGGGAAACGTTGTGAAAGTGGACACAAAGAAGATTTTGGTGACTG AGCTGTTTTCAGTGCCCACGCTCACCATGTCTCCAAGTGAAGTCTTTCAACGGGAATACATGACTCTGAGCTGCAAAAGTGAGCGCTTCGCCTCAGAGAGGCTCCATAGGGACGAATTGACTTACAGTTTGGATCCGCCAGAGAGCCTCTTGATCCCAAAGAGCGCCGGCGTGTTTTTTGGCAAAGCTCTGCTCTACGAATTCAACTACACCTGCATCGCTCAAGCCAAGGGCATCAGGAAATACAGCAGCCCTTTGACGGTCCGTCCTAAAG TGACTGTGTCAACACCAAGGATCTCAGTGGTTGGCCGGGCGGTACTGGGACGTCCCTTTAAGGTCCTGTGTCAGTCGGACATCGGCAGCCTGCCCATAAACTACACTTTGCTGAAAGAGTACGAGCAGCTGAGCATGGCCAGTGTCAAAATGCCTTTTGAGCAGGCTGTGTTCACCGTCACCATCCACCAGCCTGGCGAAATAAACAAGTTCATGTGTGAGGCCAAGAACAGTCAGAAGGAAGCGCCGCTCAGCAAAAGACTGGAAGCGACTGTTGTTG TGCCTCTGTCTCATCCGACGCTCACGGTCATCCCCATCTTGCCAGAAATTGCAGAGGGAGATCATCTGTTCCTGATATGTGGTGTGAAAGGCACCCCGCCCATCACCTTTAAGTGGTATAAAGATGGCGGCAACAACCCGGTCTTCACCACCACCTCAGACACGAACAATACAGACTTCCAGATTGAAGCGCTGGCCAAAGATGACAGTGGGACCTACTACTGCGAGGCCATCAATCACGCCAACAATgtggtccgcagcgcaccggtCACCATAGAAG TGCGCCTGGCCCTATGGAAGAAAGCGGTGATTGTGGGCTTCTGTCTGCTGGTGGTGTCGGTGCTGGTGGTGGTGTTTGTGCTGTGCTTCAGGTCCAAGAGAG ACGGAGTGCCACACTATGATGGCATGGAGGGGAGGGTGACCAATGGGACACGAGCTAGCGCGCTGTCGCTTCCCACTGACATCAGCAACAGGAGCAGCTTCAGTATTCCGGCCACAGTGTAG